From a single Silene latifolia isolate original U9 population chromosome 6, ASM4854445v1, whole genome shotgun sequence genomic region:
- the LOC141588032 gene encoding uncharacterized protein LOC141588032, producing MEESEVVDIETREKRGEGLGCIRDDKEGGWQIPSREIGKINVDAGIKEGEGMGIGVVCRDEVGAIMWGWAERRRGEFDIRVAEAEVMLVGLQMARRKMVRDVCMDGDCKELIEALQHRHTGRSEFHAVIEEILSLCHHFNSISWSFRNRKSYTVAHELAHFCKVGGSLLFDDSTIPSLIVDIAAADLYESY from the coding sequence ATGGAAGAAAGCGAAGTGGTTGACATCGAGACCAGGGAAAAGCGAGGCGAGGGGTTGGGATGCATAAGGGACGATAAAGAGGGTGGATGGCAAATACCGAGTCGAGAGATAGGGAAGATTAATGTTGATGCTGGTATTAAGGAGGGGGAAGGGATGGGTATTGGGGTTGTCTGCCGTGACGAGGTGGGGGCTATTATGTGGGGCTGGGCTGAAAGACGGAGGGGCGAGTTCGATATTCGAGTGGCAGAAGCAGAGGTCATGCTTGTTGGCTTACAAATGGCGAGAAGGAAGATGGTGCGAGATGTCTGTATGGATGGGGATTGTAAAGAACTCATTGAAGCTCTTCAACATCGTCATACAGGGCGGAGCGAGTTCCACGCAGTTATCGAAGAAATTTTGTCTTTATGTCATCATTTTAATTCTATTAGTTGGTCTTTTAGGAATAGGAAATCTTATACTGTTGCTCATGAACTAGCGCATTTTTGTAAGGTTGGGGGCAGTCTGCTTTTCGATGATTCGACTATTCCGAGTCTTATTGTTGATATTGCCGCTGCTGATTTATATGAAAGCTACTAA